The following proteins are encoded in a genomic region of Primulina huaijiensis isolate GDHJ02 chromosome 3, ASM1229523v2, whole genome shotgun sequence:
- the LOC140973727 gene encoding D-xylose-proton symporter-like 2 translates to MPSGNGKDPKTSRHSDGVQQPLLRSEYENFSVVSAILPFLFPAFGGLLYGYDIGATSSATISIQSASSSGISWYDLSSVEVGLVTSGSLYGALIGSILAFNVADFLGRRKELILSSLMYLVGALITAFAPAFVVLVIGRFIYGIGIGLAMHAAPMYIAETAPSQIRGQLISLKEFFIVLGMLMGYIAGSLLVESVSGWRFIYGISSPLAFIMGIGMWSLPPSPRWILLQAIQGKGDMQGLRDSAITCLCRLRGEVIVDSASQKVDEILLELSQMQEEREASIAEMFQGKCLKALQIGGGLVVFQQITGQPSVLYYATTIFQSAGFSAASDATKVSVLLGFLKLVMTGVAVLIIDRLGRRPLLLGGVSGIVISLFFLGSYYTYLGDIPAVAVAALLTYVGCYQLSFGPIGWLMISEVFPLRLRGRGLSVAVLLNFGANALVTFAFSPLKELVGAGILFFIFGGIAVLSLIFIFFVVPETKGLSLEEIEAKLL, encoded by the exons ATGCCTTCTGGGAATGGAAAG GATCCAAAAACTTCACGTCACAGCGATGGCGTGCAGCAGCCTCTTTTGAGAAGTGAATACGAGAATTTTTCGGTGGTTTCAGCCATTCTTCC GTTCTTGTTCCCTGCTTTTGGCGGACTACTCTATGGATATGATATTGGAGCCACATCCTCTGCTACTATCTCTATTCAG TCTGCCAGTTCAAGTGGGATTTCATGGTATGATTTATCATCAGTGGAAGTTGGTCTTGTT ACAAGTGGCTCATTGTATGGTGCATTGATAGGCTCAATTTTGGCGTTTAATGTGGCAGACTTTCTTG GAAGAAGGAAGGAACTAATTCTTTCCTCCTTGATGTACCTTGTTGGGGCTCTGATAACAGCTTTTGCTCCTGCTTTTGTTGTTTTGGTGATTGGGCGTTTCATTTATGGAATAGGAATTGGATTG GCAATGCATGCTGCTCCAATGTACATTGCCGAAACAGCTCCAAGTCAAATACGGGGGCAGCTAATTTCCCTTaaagaattttttattgttcttgGAATGCTT ATGGGCTATATAGCTGGTAGTCTTTTGGTCGAGTCAGTTTCAGGCTGGCGCTTCATCTATGGAATTAGTTCTCCTTTGGCATTCATCATGGGAATTGGGATGTGGTCGCTGCCGCCATCACCCAGATGGATTCTTCTGCAAGCCATACAGGGAAAAGGAGACATGCAGGGTTTAAGAGATTCTGCTATTACTTGCTTGTGTCGGCTGAGAGGTGAAGTTATTGTTGATTCGGCATCTCAAAAGGTTGATGAAATTTTATTGGAGCTTTCTCAAATGCAAGAAGAGCGAGAAGCTTCAATAGCTGAGATGTTTCAGGGAAAATGCTTGAAAGCACTTCAAATTGGTGGTGGGCTTGTTGTATTTCAGCAG ATAACAGGGCAACCAAGTGTCTTGTACTATGCCACAACAATTTTTCAG AGTGCAGGATTTTCTGCAGCATCAGATGCAACAAAGGTGTCAGTTCTACTTGGTTTCCTGAAG CTGGTTATGACCGGGGTAGCCGTTCTAATTATTGATAGATTGGGGAGGCGACCTCTGCTCCTTGGCGGTGTATCTGGTATT GTAATATCTCTATTTTTCTTGGGATCTTATTACACTTACCTAGGTGACATACCTGCTGTAGCTGTCGCTGCCTTGCTCACATATGTTGGATGTTACCAG TTATCATTTGGTCCCATTGGTTGGCTGATGATTTCAGAAGTGTTCCCCTTGCGTCTAAGAGGACGAGGATTGAGCGTGGCAGTTCTATTGAATTTTGGAGCAAATGCACTTGTGACCTTTGCGTTTTCTCCTCTGAAG GAGTTGGTTGGAGCTGGGATTCTATTTTTCATATTCGGGGGCATAGCAGTGTTATCTCTCATATTCATCTTCTTTGTTGTACCAGAGACAAAAGGGCTTTCCCTTGAAGAAATTGAGGCTAAACTGCTTTAA